From a region of the Nonlabens sp. Hel1_33_55 genome:
- a CDS encoding coiled-coil domain-containing protein: MNQYVGLRGYYYRATRNEEISTDFDELAMYGGDFVAKLNVSRGLVPYITIGGGYLNAYDSYVGKDEVNGAESSYFAKGGVGINIPLGRNFEVFGDASLLYTSSRDNDDLENTIAPDELRTNTMYTAGIRFLLGKRADNTDEILQNRIDERVDSRTQQYQDRIAALESELSEAYDENDSRKAVAIIEEKKELEKQIEKEEQMQAVAPKKTETKEMMAVGESKVVLTPTELEELIQNVIEGVDKESRAPQTVNERMDRLERLLLEINTGTYRDNLTPARQEDATQRILDKLNDLDRKMNQNSIKIENLDNNMRNQNQGQDKTVIVTPGQQAAAPIAPAFQQTPETTVTTDANGNTVVESENSNTGVVTGYTVNEGLSIFTGVAIADDISMVVGLRGNYAFTNSPFKFVPDIYIAPGSDLGFGINGNIILPFDFQSGVVTRPYVGLGLGYNDAAGESTFGPNFIIGTSFNLLNGKLFADYTAHSFIDIHQVSVGYRLNF; the protein is encoded by the coding sequence TTGAACCAATACGTAGGTTTAAGAGGTTATTATTACCGTGCTACCAGAAACGAAGAAATCTCAACAGATTTTGATGAATTAGCTATGTATGGTGGAGACTTTGTTGCAAAACTAAATGTATCTCGTGGCCTTGTACCTTATATCACTATTGGTGGTGGTTACTTAAATGCCTATGACAGTTATGTAGGTAAAGATGAAGTGAATGGTGCTGAATCAAGCTATTTTGCTAAAGGTGGTGTTGGTATCAATATTCCACTTGGAAGAAATTTTGAAGTATTTGGTGATGCAAGTTTATTGTACACATCTAGTCGTGATAACGATGACTTAGAAAATACCATTGCACCTGATGAATTGAGAACTAACACGATGTATACTGCTGGTATTCGTTTCTTATTAGGTAAAAGAGCAGATAATACAGATGAGATACTTCAAAACAGAATAGATGAAAGAGTAGATAGTAGAACACAACAATATCAAGATCGTATTGCAGCTCTAGAATCTGAACTTTCTGAAGCTTATGACGAGAATGACTCAAGAAAGGCAGTTGCTATTATTGAAGAGAAGAAAGAGCTAGAAAAGCAAATAGAGAAAGAAGAGCAAATGCAAGCTGTAGCTCCTAAGAAAACGGAGACTAAAGAGATGATGGCTGTTGGTGAATCTAAAGTAGTATTAACACCTACAGAATTAGAAGAGCTAATTCAAAACGTCATTGAAGGTGTTGATAAAGAATCTAGAGCACCTCAAACGGTTAATGAGAGAATGGATCGTCTTGAGAGACTGTTATTGGAAATCAATACTGGAACTTACAGAGATAACTTAACTCCAGCACGTCAAGAAGATGCTACTCAAAGAATTTTGGATAAGTTGAATGACCTAGATAGAAAAATGAACCAAAATTCTATCAAAATTGAAAATCTGGATAACAACATGAGAAACCAGAATCAAGGACAAGACAAGACAGTTATTGTAACTCCAGGACAACAAGCTGCTGCTCCTATAGCTCCAGCTTTTCAACAAACACCAGAAACAACAGTAACAACTGATGCTAATGGTAATACTGTAGTGGAATCAGAAAATTCCAATACTGGTGTTGTAACTGGATATACCGTTAATGAAGGTCTTTCAATTTTCACAGGTGTAGCTATTGCAGATGATATTTCAATGGTCGTTGGATTAAGAGGTAACTATGCATTTACCAACTCTCCATTTAAATTTGTTCCAGACATCTACATCGCACCAGGAAGTGATTTAGGTTTTGGTATCAACGGTAACATTATACTTCCTTTTGATTTTCAATCTGGAGTAGTAACAAGACCTTATGTTGGTTTGGGATTGGGTTATAACGACGCAGCAGGTGAGAGTACTTTTGGACCTAACTTTATTATTGGTACTTCATTCAATCTATTGAACGGAAAGTTATTCGCAGATTATACTGCTCATAGCTTTATCGATATTCACCAAGTATCAGTAGGATACAGACTAAATTTCTAG
- a CDS encoding OmpA family protein → MLDTINMKKLKLVLLIMIAFSSNQIFAQDANQDAKTETEGTIVMTESELKSLLTTIANARRVQLKRRDSIRNMNELDQLRLKYQDGNTRSTSNDLNSNQQMMRELRYLNNKIDDLSASRGNTMSSPGRDNSTIIIPGSNSAPANPYYSGSNGTTTTVIPSDQNKAQELKALQDQIDALNAEKARLATDAYQKSVADSLGGMNSRLMDVRRAMDSLEARMIASKKVDLIVDSKTDDTYFKQQVYFDNNSEVLKPEYTDYVRQLINILKEYPESRIQLEGWASPVGAASYNKQLSMRRALSVENVLLKNGIDQERILTSFRGEDNSSSEKLARRVDMSIIVK, encoded by the coding sequence ATGTTAGATACAATTAATATGAAGAAATTGAAATTGGTTTTGTTGATTATGATTGCGTTTTCAAGTAACCAGATCTTTGCCCAAGATGCAAATCAAGATGCTAAGACTGAAACTGAAGGCACGATCGTGATGACAGAATCAGAACTCAAATCTTTGTTGACCACCATAGCAAATGCTAGACGTGTACAACTAAAGAGAAGAGATTCCATCAGGAACATGAATGAGCTGGATCAGTTGCGTTTGAAATATCAGGATGGGAACACGAGATCCACATCAAATGATTTGAATTCAAATCAGCAAATGATGAGAGAATTGCGTTATCTCAATAATAAGATTGACGATTTGAGTGCTTCAAGAGGCAACACAATGTCGTCACCTGGTAGAGATAATTCAACAATCATCATTCCTGGTAGCAACTCGGCGCCTGCAAATCCTTATTATTCAGGAAGCAATGGAACCACTACTACAGTGATACCTTCTGACCAAAACAAAGCTCAAGAGCTCAAAGCACTTCAAGATCAAATTGATGCGTTGAATGCAGAGAAAGCTCGTCTTGCGACAGATGCTTATCAAAAATCTGTAGCAGATAGTCTAGGTGGAATGAATAGTAGGTTGATGGATGTACGCCGGGCAATGGACAGCCTGGAAGCTAGAATGATCGCTTCAAAGAAAGTGGATCTTATAGTGGATTCAAAAACAGATGACACCTACTTCAAGCAACAAGTTTATTTTGACAATAACTCAGAGGTTTTAAAACCTGAGTATACAGATTATGTTAGACAATTGATCAATATTCTAAAGGAATATCCAGAGTCTAGGATTCAGTTAGAAGGTTGGGCGAGTCCTGTTGGTGCGGCTTCTTATAATAAACAACTATCTATGCGCAGAGCATTGTCAGTTGAAAATGTATTGTTGAAAAACGGCATTGATCAGGAACGCATTCTGACTTCATTTAGAGGTGAGGATAATTCATCTTCTGAGAAATTGGCCCGTCGTGTGGACATGTCCATCATCGTAAAATAG